One window of Deltaproteobacteria bacterium genomic DNA carries:
- a CDS encoding sulfotransferase encodes MTNASCVAIKPNARTVRRRELRGSVRCANALLAGLEKAGLSLGNINIDDLERKAVDRTGLQDFGEMQYREPLEKLLENVSRSPALPLAKVSMKEQISQHLKNRLLIEDYLARHPEIRTIELDRPVFIVGLPRTGTTMVQNALSLSSECHSPEFWWLKYPVPSHPNLAKSKVERLRRGRLLASLNSFVAPEQASIHNTHARSLEECWHLFFNRFTSLSYAFGCGLHDYGRWLLQHDMEPTYTEYGDQLKLMSAQFPGQRLVLKCVEHVWFLDSLFKVFPDARVVWTHRDPFDSVASYASYISVFLRVMYGSCDQKKTGQFVEDLFSQGVTRAMAVRETLGKEDQILDVYCSDLVNKPVETIASISEKFDLPFQADDVGKLESWLSSQRKDAAGNHRYVASDFGLNRQRTHTRFADYMDRFEVGASSRGGGESRE; translated from the coding sequence TTGACGAATGCATCATGCGTTGCAATAAAGCCAAATGCTCGAACCGTTCGCCGCCGTGAGTTAAGGGGCAGTGTACGCTGCGCCAACGCACTTCTAGCGGGCCTCGAAAAAGCAGGCCTCTCGCTGGGTAACATCAACATCGATGACTTAGAACGCAAGGCTGTCGACCGCACGGGACTCCAAGATTTCGGTGAGATGCAGTATAGAGAGCCGCTTGAAAAGCTTTTGGAGAATGTGAGCCGAAGTCCCGCATTACCTTTGGCCAAAGTGAGCATGAAGGAGCAGATCTCTCAGCACCTTAAAAACAGACTACTCATTGAAGATTATTTAGCTCGTCATCCCGAAATCAGAACCATTGAACTCGACCGGCCTGTGTTTATTGTTGGCTTGCCTCGTACGGGTACAACCATGGTGCAAAATGCTTTGAGTCTAAGCTCAGAGTGTCATTCGCCTGAGTTTTGGTGGCTGAAATATCCGGTGCCGAGCCACCCTAATTTAGCCAAGAGTAAAGTAGAACGCTTAAGGCGTGGAAGGTTGCTTGCATCACTCAATTCTTTTGTAGCGCCCGAGCAAGCTTCCATTCACAACACCCACGCACGAAGCCTAGAAGAGTGTTGGCATTTGTTTTTTAACCGCTTTACCTCACTTAGCTACGCCTTTGGCTGTGGACTCCACGATTACGGAAGATGGCTTCTCCAGCACGATATGGAGCCAACTTACACCGAATATGGCGACCAGTTGAAATTGATGAGTGCTCAGTTTCCAGGCCAGCGTTTGGTTCTAAAGTGTGTTGAGCATGTTTGGTTTTTAGATTCTCTGTTTAAGGTTTTTCCAGACGCGCGCGTGGTTTGGACACACCGAGACCCTTTTGATTCAGTCGCATCGTATGCGAGCTATATCTCGGTCTTCTTAAGAGTGATGTACGGATCCTGCGACCAGAAAAAAACCGGACAGTTTGTAGAGGATTTATTCTCCCAAGGTGTCACGCGGGCAATGGCAGTTCGGGAAACACTTGGTAAAGAAGACCAGATTTTGGATGTGTATTGTTCTGACCTGGTTAACAAACCAGTCGAAACCATTGCATCCATTTCCGAAAAATTTGATTTACCGTTTCAAGCGGATGATGTGGGAAAACTAGAGTCCTGGCTATCATCCCAGCGAAAAGACGCGGCCGGAAATCATCGCTACGTAGCGTCGGATTTCGGATTGAATCGCCAAAGGACACACACACGGTTCGCAGACTACATGGACCGATTTGAAGTTGGCGCGTCCTCTCGCGGCGGAGGTGAATCCCGTGAGTGA
- a CDS encoding ketopantoate reductase produces MSDKKILIVGAGAVGQVYGRHLLKGGANVTFLVRDKYRAELEQGYRLYPLNEYQTSDEGLPITNFALLTTHDDVESTQWDQVWLCVSSAALREAWFPKLVGRVGDATIVALQPGLEERDYLVGVIPEHRLVHGIVAFISYPLPLPERYDAAVVLKGNRTAYWLPPFSKMFFSGEPCRRDEVLRLLVAGGIRARSHQDVSKAAAFSSAVLMSLMIGLEASDWSMARFRAGKQIGVAAEAARESLGIAARHYQVKAPWWRGLLGAWGIGALMAAARRWLPLPLEEYFRFHFTKIAPQTRLYTGSYLKLGQDFGLPTKAILKNVGGLQAMKSE; encoded by the coding sequence GTGAGTGATAAGAAGATTCTCATTGTGGGGGCAGGAGCGGTTGGCCAAGTTTATGGGCGACACCTGTTAAAGGGCGGCGCGAACGTTACTTTTTTGGTTCGTGATAAGTACCGTGCGGAGCTTGAACAAGGTTACCGGCTTTATCCATTGAACGAGTATCAAACGTCTGATGAAGGCCTGCCAATCACAAACTTCGCTTTATTGACGACTCACGATGACGTTGAGTCAACTCAATGGGACCAAGTGTGGTTATGTGTGTCTTCGGCGGCTTTGCGAGAGGCGTGGTTTCCTAAATTGGTAGGGCGGGTAGGTGATGCCACGATTGTGGCGCTCCAGCCCGGGCTTGAGGAGCGGGACTATTTGGTTGGTGTGATTCCTGAGCATCGATTGGTCCACGGGATAGTTGCATTTATAAGCTACCCGTTACCATTACCTGAGAGGTACGATGCGGCGGTTGTGTTGAAGGGAAATCGCACAGCCTATTGGTTACCACCGTTTTCTAAAATGTTTTTCAGTGGGGAACCTTGTCGAAGAGATGAGGTGCTGAGGTTGTTGGTGGCTGGTGGTATTCGTGCCCGCTCACATCAAGACGTTTCTAAGGCTGCTGCATTTTCAAGTGCAGTGCTCATGTCTTTGATGATTGGGTTAGAGGCCTCTGACTGGTCCATGGCTAGGTTCAGGGCAGGGAAACAGATCGGTGTTGCCGCTGAAGCTGCCCGGGAATCCCTTGGTATTGCAGCAAGGCATTACCAAGTAAAGGCTCCATGGTGGAGAGGTTTACTCGGCGCCTGGGGTATTGGTGCCCTCATGGCTGCTGCGCGTAGATGGCTTCCATTACCACTTGAAGAGTATTTTCGATTTCACTTTACTAAGATAGCGCCTCAGACAAGGCTTTATACCGGTTCGTATCTTAAATTGGGACAGGACTTTGGCTTACCTACAAAAGCTATCCTTAAGAATGTGGGTGGTTTGCAGGCAATGAAATCCGAATGA